In a single window of the Esox lucius isolate fEsoLuc1 chromosome 22, fEsoLuc1.pri, whole genome shotgun sequence genome:
- the LOC105023733 gene encoding 2-oxoglutarate receptor 1-like yields MSTHSPTMSSNIYNSNKSSLNPAVVEVALKRYYLPTMYAVIFAVGLLGNITAIGIYLAKLRPWKSNSIIMVNLASADLLYVLSLPFLVFYYGSGGKWTLGNFMCRLVRFGFYFNLYGSILFLTCLSVFRYVAVVHPHRVAHLQEKTWGIVACVAVWSIIAVEITPMLAIITVENQTCLDFASSNQVDVVWWYSWVLTVLGYLLPLVVVVVCYASIMWELAKGPFTKSPCKTRARRLTVLILVVFVVCFLPYHILRAMRIHTRNSMSEHLVNAAYIVSRPVAGLNSFFNLMLYTLAGENFQQAFISLLPWKAWKASAMTHLMDVNSRPSYTDSARSTAATDLATNKQ; encoded by the coding sequence ATGTCTACTCACAGCCCGACAATGTCCAGCAACATCTACAACAGCAACAAATCCTCCCTTAACCCAGCCGTAGTAGAGGTAGCATTGAAACGATACTACCTGCCGACTATGTATGCGGTCATTTTCGCCGTGGGGCTGCTGGGTAATATCACTGCCATCGGCATCTACCTAGCCAAGCTACGACCATGGAAGTCCAACAGCATCATCATGGTCAACCTGGCATCGGCAGATCTCCTGTATGTTCTGAGTCTGCCTTTCCTGGTGTTCTACTATGGCAGTGGTGGAAAGTGGACCCTGGGCAACTTCATGTGTCGCTTAGTCCGTTTTGGCTTCTACTTCAACCTATACGGCAGCATTCTGTTTCTCACCTGTTTGTCGGTGTTTCGATATGTCGCGGTGGTGCATCCTCATCGGGTAGCCCATCTCCAGGAGAAGACGTGGGGCATCGTGGCGTGCGTGGCAGTCTGGTCTATCATTGCAGTAGAGATCACGCCCATGCTCGCCATCATCACTGTAGAGAATCAGACCTGTTTGGACTTTGCCAGCAGCAACCAGGTGGATGTGGTGTGGTGGTACAGCTGGGTGCTGACCGTGCTGGGCTACCTGTTGCCcctagtggtggtggtggtgtgttaCGCCTCCATCATGTGGGAACTAGCCAAGGGGCCCTTCACCAAGAGCCCTTGCAAGACACGGGCGCGCCGCCTCACCGTGCTTATCttggtggtgtttgtggtgtgtttcCTTCCCTACCACATCCTGAGAGCGATGAGAATACATACACGAAATTCCATGTCGGAGCACCTGGTCAATGCCGCTTATATCGTGTCCAGGCCCGTGGCCGGTCTGAACTCGTTCTTCAACCTGATGTTGTACACCCTGGCTGGGGAGAACTTTCAGCAGGCCTTCATCAGTTTGTTGCCCTGGAAGGCCTGGAAGGCCAGTGCCATGACTCATCTCATGGATGTCAACAGTAGACCAAGTTACACAGATTCAGCCAGATCAACAGCAGCCACTGATTTGGCCACTAACAAACAATAA